The Corvus moneduloides isolate bCorMon1 chromosome 4, bCorMon1.pri, whole genome shotgun sequence genomic interval ATCAGCAACtttaatttcagtaaaaatttgcagggaagaaattttACATACGCCATGATGAAAGCCATGTAAGTGTGGGGATGAGTGTTACCAAAATTGTAAGCAAGCTGTCTTCTACATTATGGAATTTGGcatataattatttattagaCTAGTTTAGTCTAGCCAAGCCTACAGCTTTCTGCGTTAGAAGAGAGACACATGAATTATCCCAGTCTTCTTCATTGCATTGAAGAGGTGTGTAAAATTAGGCACAGGCTTAAACGTTTTAGGGGCACAGGCTGACATGAGCCTACAGTAAATACCGCCTTTAGCTCCTCACTGATTGGGCTTCTgcagaaaatccttttttgtGCTTGTTACCCTGTGTCAGAACCATAAGCCACAACATGTGTCACACATGCAGGGATGGATCCTAGAGCACTGCGTCCCAGTTCTTGTATTTGAATGTGTGTGGCCACAGCCACAGGACAGTGACCAGCACGCCCGTCTCCGCGTGCACATAAAAATGTCCGTGcacataaaaattaatgaagaatcAGCCCTAGGATGTTACAAACAGGCTGCTTCCAATTTTTTCCATATGCAGGGAAGAACAAAGTGGTTTTAGGCTATTTCATCATctcttaagaaaacaaacattttcattttcttttgacttttcagcagaaaaattctAAAAGAAGGGGTTTTTTGCAACCCACCTTTTCTGAACTGTGCATTAACAGCTGATTTCAGTGAATCCTAGTTTTTGGTACCACTACAATTAATTTCAGAATGAATGAGCATTTTTCACAATGAGAAGgtgtcattttttaattttgctccCAAGTTCATAGCCATATCTCTTTTCTGCATACTGAAATgatgttaaattaaaaaaaaaaagcgtaTGAGATAGTGTACATCTATAAAGGTTTAGAGATGTGCTGTGTTTCTTGCTTTGCCACTTTCCATTCATATCCACCTTCCCATGGAAAGTTCTACTCTGTGTAACTGTGCTGGAGTGAGATGGAATGTGCAGTAGccataaacatttaaaaatggacaGCCATAGGAAACTAACCTGTTGGACAGTTTTCTGGAAGAAACAAGTGAATCCTATGAGTTCCTGACAGAACACTATATGTTCCCCATGGTATTTAGTCTGAGATGAGCAAAAGAGCACAGGGAACGTGCTTGGTGCGTATGGAACTAAATTTCTGTTCAAGGTCAGTTGTTGTGACTTTGCTAGgctgggaagcactggggtttgttgtttttcttcagtggaTTGTactttgttttggttgttgctcTGCAGATAtgtatcaaaatatttttgagttttGATTGTTTGTAAGAAAGTCCGAATGCTGCTTTTGATATAATGTTTTAAGAGAGTGGCTCATCTGTTTGTAAAGCATGTACCTTTCGAAACAAAGGGGATTATGGAAAAGACCAAATTTTGTGTTTGGCATTCTAGTGGGATTCTCTGTACAGATGGCTCAGCACCAACTGCAGCTAGAAAGTTGGGACAATTGGGACATTGTCTATGAAAATCTGATAATAAAACACAAGAGTAGTGCAGGGTTCACATTCTTATGCAAATATGCTGCCCTGTATTGAAATGACTGTCTGTATTCCCCCTAGGGTACTTCAGGAAAGAATCATGATGTGCATCAAGTGTAGTTAGTTTAGGAATGGATAGGAGTGTAGGCAGAAAAACCTGGACTTGTGGAGAAGGTAATACAAGTCTTTTGTGAACCCTCTGGGACCAGCTCTGAGATGGATACGTGCACACCAAGCACAGGAGTGCTGGAGCTTCACTGTAACTGTTAGATAAAACGAAACTAAAGATATGCTATACATCTTTATGTTTGACTATTTGCATTGCTGTTTGCAGAGCAGACTTGTTAGGTATTGCAGTTTGTAGTTCCATCATACAGTGTTTGTCTTGatgagaaatataaaagaactCGGGGTTTACTGATCGTTGAGGACTGATTAGCATGGAAGTTAAAGTTTGTCAGAATTCTTAttctttaggaagaaaattataaataacCATTATTTTGTGATTGaactggtgggtttttttctctgtagccATTTGTTATACATGATATGGATACCTTGTGTATGGCAGAGAAGACCCTGGTGGCAAAACTGGTAGCCAATGGGATTCAGAACAAGGAAGCAGAAGTTCGAATCTTCCACTGCTGCCAGTGTACGTCTGTGGAGACTGTCACAGAACTCACGGAATTTGCCAAATCCATCCCTGGCTTCTCCAACCTTGATTTGAACGATCAGGTGACACTATTGAAGTACGGGGTGTATGAAGCCATATTTGCCATGTTGGCCTCTGTGATGAACAAGGATGGGATGCTGGTGGCCTATGGGAACGGATTTATCACCCGGGAGTTCCTGAAAAGCCTGAGAAAGCCATTCTGTGATATAATGGAGCCGAAATTTGATTTTGCAATGAAATTCAATGCACTGGATTTGGATGATAGTGATATATCCCTTTTTGTTGCTGCCATTATTTGCTGTGGAGGTAAGCATTACATATTTGTGCTCTAAAGTagtaaattttaatatttctctctcatgaattaataattttaatggaaaggCTTCTGTCCTCTGGAAGATTCAGTTCTACCACTAACTACACTTTGAGGAATCATTATAAAATTATGACATGTattcttttgcttgttttgagAACAGATCGTCCTGGTCTTGTAAATGTAGGACACATTGAAAAAATGCAGGAGAGCATTGTGCATGTACTGAAACTTCACTTGCAAACCAACCATCCTGATGACACCTTCCTCTTCCCAAAACTTCTCCAAAAAATGGCTGACCTCCGACAGCTTGTCACAGAGCACGCTCAGCTTGTTCAGATAATCAAGAAGACTGAATCTGATGCACATTTACACCCTTTACTACAGGAAATCTACAGGGATATGTATTAAggatttttagtatttttttccacaatattTAAAGACAGAGAAATACAGATGGGAGCAAAACTATTTGCACAGTTACATGCTGTTCACTCAGCCCGGAGCAGGAAAAATCTAAAACTGGGGAACTGGAGTGTTACACTTCTTTTGGTTTGGgatcttttgtcttctttttcaaaagtgCTGCAGGAAAATACTGGTCTGAGTGCTCAATGAAGTGTCTTACAATGGttcttttatttggaaatttgAAGATTGGTAAGGAATACTTATTTGTATAATAAATCAGAATGTTAAGTAACAGAAGTGAACAAAATTGTATTTCCTCTTGGCTTAGTCATTTTAGTATTAATATAACAAATTCAGCACCTTCCTTCCAGGTATCTGCACAATCAGAAAGATGATGCACTTTTGCCTAATGGTAATTACTGAGAACCAGCTAATGCTTTTTCTTACAGCACTCAGTCTAGGTGTAGCAAATGGCTGGATATTACTGTCCATACACTTCTAAAAAATTGGAAAGATCTTTGATCCATTGCTGCTTTAATTCCATGAAATTATGTACAGCTTCACATAGATGGCATACTTAGGGTTAGCATGTTTAAAAGATGTTTCTCTTATGAAATTGAACAAAATCTAAAGAGTTAcctaaaacacagcagagatgctccaaCAGGTCTTTCTTGAAAAGTAAATATGATAAACTGATGGAACCCTTTTGTTTCAAAAGTCTTttaaggaaatgggaaaatatcACTGATGAAAAATATATACCCTGTGTTTTGTAGAACTTGTAATAGCTCAGGATGCAGTTTTGAcataaaaatactatttttaatcAGCAAGAGTTTTGGAGAGACTGAAAAATCTGATACTACCCCagataaaaaaggaattttaactTCCCAGCAGTGATACTGCACTTTACTGCAGTGATAGCTGACTCCAAAGGAATGATTGGATAGGAAAGGCACCTGCTTCCTTAAAGTGTCTTGGCAGTATGGTTGTTTGGACCTGTTTACTTTTCTGATGAATACATGGCTTCATTTTTTACCCACTTGGATACATTTCTTTCTATTCCTTCTTAGGCCTTGCCTGATGGAAGTACTTGGTACTTGTTTTCACCAGATTTTGTCTTTGTGGGTAAGGTGACAATAATACCAAGAACAGTGTTTGTAGGTGTCAGGCTGTGTTGTAGTATGAAAGGCAGCACAATTGAGAGTAAGTTTATTGTGTTCCTAGGAGTAAAGTGATTTTTACAAAAGCACTTGCTCGACTCCTGATGCAAAATAAGCCATAAGGAAATGGCTTCCTGACTTGGCCACTTCATGGGCTCTCTTCTCAGAGAGTTGCGCAGAAGTGCCAGCTGCATGCAAGGCACTCtactgtttctctttctttttgtttctttgatatGGTAACTTCACATTATTACCtcctaattttctttctgtttcacaaCACCAAGGTCTCAGGAGTCAGTCCCAGCATTTTCACTACAGTTAAGCTTTCAGTGGCACAGGAGGGCACTTTGTACTTGTTTTATTGTAGCACATTTGAAGACACCAGAATCTTCACTGCAAGGATTGAGTGATGAAGTGAGAACATCACACTGTCATTCCTATTTCAGTGGCAATGCATGTTTCTGTCCAGGcccacaggcacagctggacGCTGGAAAAATTGCAGGTTTAAAGGCAGCTTGGGGTTTATCTGGGCAATGATTGTGGAAGAAGTTATAGATAAATGTAGATATATTTAGTGTAAAATATTGAAGCACAGGCCTCAAATTTGGGAGCATCTAGGGCAGGACAGAAACAGTAACTGCATGTGCACAAAacttcctccccttccctgttGCCAGCAGGAAGAACATGCAGAGAGGAATGCTGGTCTTGCCAAGAACCCTCAGATGAGAAATGGGCTGCCTTCTgtgtcccagagcagcacacagTGTGCCCTCAGAAACAAAGAGAGGATTTTaggaatgctgctgctttattcTCCCAGCCAACCTTGTTTCATtgaggagctgtggggtttAGGCCGTGGAAATAACTAATCTGCAATATTGCTGACACAAAAAGTTGTCAAAATATCAGCCATTCTGGGATGGTGTTCTGAAGCTGTAGGAGCCAACTGTTAGTTtatcttctaaaaaaaaagaataacttgacttttttcccccccaaagcTCAGATTTTTGCTAAGGGCAAATTTCAAATTTGCATTCCATAGTCTAGGTGTACTGTAGGTTCTCAGGAAAATAAGACACAGTCAGTGTGCACAACTATTTCTCCTGCTCTTGTTCTCAAAAGTGGCTAAAACACTTTGGGAACActtaaaaacatggaaaattaaataataaatgccTAAGTTCCCAGCAAAGCTATAAAGAATTGCAAATAGAGTAATTCAGTAAAAGACATAACATTTAGCTGTTTTAGCAGCTGCTTGTAACAAGGTCCTGTTATTAGCATGAGAAAAgtgcataatttttttgttatttgaaaACCAGCAAGCAATTTTTGACTACTTCCTTGGACATTGAAagtttgatttctgttttaaattaaattgcagACCCttaatgaggggaaaaaaaataagagaacaCATCTCTGAATTACAGAAATATGAACAAGATGTTAACACATCCTAAAATTCTGGATGGATTCCACTGCCCGCACTGCTGCCCCATGCACGTTCCCACAGTCACTTAAGAGTGGCACAGGGCAGACAATTCCCTTCCCGAGAATTAATGGGCAAAAGAATTTCTCATTTCTACATTACGCTTTTAAGGAATTGCATTTGCTCCTTCAGGAGGTGACTACAGCCCACTTTGGCcaaggagattttaaaattactcagtttgtgcccattttttaaaaatttggaaGCCAAACTAATCTCAGATCTATTTCTGATCTATTATTTCAGCATCTCCCCTGTGTGCAGATACACTAATACTTTAAAACATATGGAGGGAAGTAAAGAGATCAGATTTTGAGATTAAAACAGTATTAAAGATTTGCTGGCTCATCAGGTACAGTTTGGATCTGATTTTTGAACTCATTTTACTGTCATAGCATGGAAGAACTCTGGTTAGCAACCAGGCACCACAAACAGCTTAAGGCAAGAGACAGCAGATGGATAGAGAAATATCCTGGGAAACAATAGTATGAATTACTTAAGTTTTCAGCAAACCTACAGATTACTCATTTTTGAGCATTGTTTGggggaaattatttatttatttattgtggtGCCCCGGGTACTTTTTGTcaaaggggaaggggggggaaaaaggaaggttTTGTGCCAAGTATTAGGGAAATCTGATGTTCGTTCTTCTCTCCTCAAATACTTCCTTTAAAGCTGCCATTGAAAAAAATAGTTACTTTGTacctttttaaatttcagatcCCGCTTTTGCTTTAAACACAAACTGAGACCTGATAGGAAAGTTTCTACTTACAGAAAACTGCATCTTTGGTCGCATTTAAAGAAACCATATTTGGTATTAATTGCCATTTCCATGTGCCTTTGTGCGTTggttccagcagctgctgcagagctgaagtgCTGCCAGAGAGCAGAGTTGTGCATTATTCCTGCCCCGTGCAGATCTCGGAAATACCAGCAGTTGCACTAAGCCCGTTCTCATGAGAGAGCTGGCACAAGGCTGCACATCAAAGAGCTTATAATAAGCATCTaaacatttgtttgtttattcaaaCTGCTGAAACTTGGGGAGATTTATTCATCACGAGAGCTGGGTCACATACGATTGAGTTTGAATTTCCTTCTTACTTCTGGTGGAAAGCCTGGACAAACTTAGGCCCCAtctgaggcagagcagctggggaagatcccactgtggctgcagaggaacAGTTTCAGTCTGTCCTGAAAAGCTCCCTGTGACCTAGTTGAAAACCTGCAACTGCATTTGACAAATGCAGTTGCAGCTGTTGTGGTACTGTTTAAGCATAAGGTCTTACAAATAATGGTCCCTCTCAGAACCCCCTCGTCCTTTAGGAAGTGTTTGAATGTAAGGTGGAGTGTGGTATCTGGTGCTTGCTTATGTCCCAAGTGCTTTCCTGATAATCGGTTGCATATAATTTTTGTATCTTGGTTTAATCAGCTTTACTGGAGATTTAAATTATATGTGGGTTTGAGCTAAGATTATTGGTATTGTTATGTTATGtgttgtgggatttttaaaatttaatgtaaTACTATTTCTTTATGTTTCAATTTATAAAATACAAGAATATAATTGCAAGGTATAAGCTTTCACTAAATTAATTACAGAGgtgcttaaagaaaaatgtgtaaattatttaatttaaatatttgttacaTACTTTATCCTGTGAACCCTTTGTACAGTGTGGAAGTATTTACTTTTATGAGCTAAGGATGAAGGGGCTGATGTCAAAGACAAATTGCTATTTATTCCTGTCTGGTCTTTATTGCTGTATCATTTGTGAAGAACTATCACAAATTCTTCAAAGTTATCAGTGTTTGGTGTTGACAGTTAtaacaaaactttaaaatatattttcacatGGAACACAgacttccttttatttaattttaataaaagcaagTCTAGTTGAGAAATAGCTGCAATCCCAAAATCGAGTTTTTAACTCAAGTTCACCAGTATGAAAGATAGTGCATAGAACTGAGTTCATCTTTGTTTTGCAGCATGGTAGCTcgttttcctttgaaaagagctgaaaagaaGCTGCATTTGGTTCATGCACCAGTGCTGGTGTTTTCTGAGGAACTGACTTGTGGCTCACTGGGAATAACAACATGTACTCAGGATTATTCCTTGCCACCTGCCCTGAGGgcaagctgctgcttttataGATGTATTTCAAACATGATTTGGCagtgcaaaacaaaatgttgaAATGGCATTATTGGCTTCCCTACAGGAGGGTTCCTGTGGGATTTTAAATAGAACTGAATTCAGAGTCTGCTCATAGGGATTCTGTGTTTGGTGCATGCAGGTGTGACAGTCTGTGCCTACAGCATCCTGCTAAGGAAATCTGATATAGGGACAAAAGTACCTTTCAAAGGTATCTaccttttattttgctgtgtgaATCACCAAACACAGCAGCTATCACAAGCACAATCTATTACAAATGTTCTGGCAATCATTTGTActtactgctttttatttgtaacagataacattttatttcctcaaaTTGCTGCAACTTGGCATTTTCACTTCATCACTTCATCACCACACAGGTATGTTGTCTCCTAAGGTGTTTGTGTCATGTTTGTAAAAGCTCTGGTGGATTTCCCTGTGCTAACCTGCAGCCACTTCCTTTACACTGTCACTTCACACGACACAAACCCAGTGTGTAACTGAGCCCACCCTAAGGAAGGctgtttcctcctttcttttcactATTGTGCTCACAGCTTTTTAAGCTgggatggtttttttcttgagcTCCTTTATTGCGTCAGTCAATCTTGTCGGATTCAATTGCTGTGGATGTTTCGAAACAAGATTCCTGTTGCAAGGACCTCAATTTCAGATGAGCTGCCTCTGGCCAGGGGATAGGCAGCATGCACAAGAGACTGATCTGATTACAGGCTGGACCTTAAATAAGGACTGCAAGATCAAGCATGAGGTACTTGAAGTAGTTTCACAGTATTTTGGTGTATTTTCTCAGGTTGGATATGCAGGTACCATAATCATGGTAAAGACACCAGCCTTATGCTCAATGCCAGGAGTTTCATGGCATTCtttacacttaaaaaaacccagattggCAGGATGGGAAAATCCTGAGCCACTGAAGTCCCGGTGGCACACCAGTCCTGTGTTGTACTCCAGGAGTGTAGGAGTGCAGTGTCACCAGGAAGCCTGCGTGGGATGTGCTGCAGAGCGGGagcaggtcaccacccctcctGCGGGTGGCTTGCATGCAAACAGC includes:
- the PPARA gene encoding peroxisome proliferator-activated receptor alpha isoform X2; this encodes MINVIATAKFRKKIVISANTVVSKSAFQLECHIMPFVIHDMDTLCMAEKTLVAKLVANGIQNKEAEVRIFHCCQCTSVETVTELTEFAKSIPGFSNLDLNDQVTLLKYGVYEAIFAMLASVMNKDGMLVAYGNGFITREFLKSLRKPFCDIMEPKFDFAMKFNALDLDDSDISLFVAAIICCGDRPGLVNVGHIEKMQESIVHVLKLHLQTNHPDDTFLFPKLLQKMADLRQLVTEHAQLVQIIKKTESDAHLHPLLQEIYRDMY